The following nucleotide sequence is from Theropithecus gelada isolate Dixy unplaced genomic scaffold, Tgel_1.0 HiC_scaffold_525, whole genome shotgun sequence.
gggcgcggtggctcaagcctgtaatcccagcactttgggaggccgagacgggcggatcacaaggtcaggagatcgagaccatcctggctaacatggtgaaaccccgtctctactaaaaatacaaaaaactagccgggcgaggtggcgggtgcccgtagtcccagctacttgggaggctgaggcaggagaatggcgtaaacctgggaggcggagcttgcagtgagccgagatcgcgccactgcactccagcctgggcgacagagcgagactccgtctcaaaaaaaataaaataaaataaaataataataataattaaaacagggTGAGTCCGAGACCATCCCAGGATACCTGGCTTCCACTGCACTGAGGAGAAAGCCACAGTGGGCGGGGGTCCCCAGACCTGGCAATGGGAAGGCACTGCCCAAGCTCTGCTCTTCTTCCAAGAATCCTGATATTAACGCAGactccccaccccagccttgcTGCCTCTGCTCCCAAAAAGCAAGAAGCACAGTAGCTGCACCCAGGGCTGGGTCTCCACATCCCACCTTCTCTGGGCTGGGCTCTCATGGAGGAGGGGCTGCAGCAGAGACCCCAGGCTGCCCAGgccgagagagacagagactcagAGGCAGGCGGAGGATGTGAAGCAACTTTAATCGCCACCCTCAGACAGGGCAGCAGGAGTGTCTCAAGCACGGGGCTGTTCCACCCCCTGGGAGCTGTCTGGGGCCAGCCCCTCAGTTCTGGCTGTAGCATGTTCCCCATCCTGGCTCCCCGGGTCTCCATAGGGAGTGTCCAGGGACCCTCAGTCTCCAGGGCCACTTCTGCAGGAGCTCGGGTTCGAGGTTCCACGTGGCCAGAAGAACTCAGGTCTCTTGAGGGCTGATGTGCCTGTGTACCCATCCGCATCACTGCTCTCTTCCTGCCCGGCTGTGCCCAGGGCTGGGTGACGGTGCTGGCAAGTGCTTGTCCTCAGGGCAGCGAGGTCTTCTGTTCTGACAGCAGCAGGGACTCCTTCATGGCCACCAGTAGCCCCAGCGGGCGGAGGCGCTCCTGGGCTCGGAGCCAGGACAAAAGGAGGAGGGTGACAGCGACCAGGCTTATACTGAGCACCGCTGTGGGGAACAGATGGACAGAGGTATAGGAAGGGGGAAGGCAAGAGCCCCCACACCCACCAAGCTCCGCACACACGGGGACAGGAGTTCTGCAGCTCATCCCTCCCCAGCCACCTCCCCTGAATCCCCGGAGCTCTAAGCCCCCAGTGTGGGAGGGTCCATCTTACCAGCAGCTGCAATAACCCCATAGACACCTGGGCTTCCAGACTGGTCCCCGGCAGAGGAGGACGTGACATTCCCCACAGAGGTGACACTCTCCGGGGTCACAGGGGGCCCCGTGGTTGTGGCATCCCCTTTCAGGAGGGTCTCGTTGGTTCCTGCAATAAGCCCAGGCGTTCAGTAGCTGAGGAGAGAGCACTGAAGGCATGAGGGGGCCAGGTGCCCAGCGGAGCCCTTGGGGTTTATCCTCCAACCAACACAGGCTGGGTGAAGTTGACTGCTGCCTGTAAtcatgtctttttgttttgttttgtttggagaaggagtctggctctgtcacccaggctggagtgcagcggcacagtatcggctcactgcaacctccgcctcctgagttcaaacgattctcctgtctcagcctccccagctgggattacaggcgcgtgccaccacgtctggctaacttgtatttttagcagagatgggagttcatcatgttggccagagtggtctcaaacacctcacctcaggtgatccgcctgcctcggcctcccaaagtgctgggattacaggtgtgagccaccgcgcccggcctttttttttttttttttttttgagatggagtttcgctgtcaCCCATACTGgtgtgcagtagcacaatctcagctcactgcaacctccgcctcccagattcaagtgattctcctgcctcagcctcctgagtagcttggattacaggtgtgtgccaccacgcccatataaattttttgtatttttagtagagacagggtgtcgcaatgttggacaggctggtctcgaaatcctgacctcaaatgatctgcccgccttggcctcccagagtgctgggattacaggcatgagccactgcgcccggcccctaatGATGTCTTGCCGCCCCTACAGGGATGCAGGCACAGGCAAAGGCATGTGTCCACGCCCCCAGCCTGGCCACGCCCCAGCAGGCAGCGGGTGTGCCCATCTACCCACCAGTCCACCCCACCCCCGCAGGTGCGTACCACAGCCGAGCTCATCGCTGGAGTCGGGACAGTCTGGGTGGCCGTCGCAGCGCCACGTGAGTGGAATGCAGTCATCGCTCAGCGTGCAACGGAGCTCGCCTGCTGGGCAGGCCGGGCGGCTGCAGTTGCGCAGTTTCTTGTCGGTTCTCCCGGAGCAGTCACTGACGCCCGTGCAGGGGCAGGGGAGGCCAGGGGGCGGTGGGCATTGCCCGTTCTGGGTACACGGCTCAATCCCTGGGGCACAGGGTTGGTCAGGTCCCAAATGCCCACCCAAGAAGGCCCAGGTACTCCCTGCAACCCCGTCCCCTGCAAGCCCCACCCTCTAGGAACAGCTGAGCCCAAAAAATGCTCCCTTCCTAAGGCTCCGCCCCCTGCAACTGTTAACTCCACCCTCTAAGGACAGGCCTCCCTGCAAGTTCTTCCCCCGAGACCCCACTAGCTCTACCTTCCTACAAgcccactttattctttttgtttgtttgtttgtttcttttgagacggagtctcgctctgtcgcccaagctggagtgcagtggccggatctcagctcactgcaagctccgcctcccgggtttacgccattctcctgtctcagcctcccaagtagctgggactacaggcactcgccaccttgcccggctagttttttgtattttttagtagagatggggtttcaccgggttagccaggatggtcttgatctcctgaccttgtgatctgcccgtctcagcctcccaaagtgctgggattacaggcttgagccaccgcgcccggcctctttttttttttttgagatggagtctccctttaccacccaggctgcagtgcagtggcgcaatctcggctcactgcaacctccgcctcccagggtcaagtgattctcctgcctca
It contains:
- the LOC112617856 gene encoding CD320 antigen-like, whose amino-acid sequence is PVAAVLLEEGPASSFPGFICIPLAGPSSGSCPPTKFQCCTSGLCVPLIWCCDRDFDCSDGSDEEECRIEPCTQNGQCPPPPGLPCPCTGVSDCSGRTDKKLRNCSRPACPAGELRCTLSDDCIPLTWRCDGHPDCPDSSDELGCGTNETLLKGDATTTGPPVTPESVTSVGNVTSSSAGDQSGSPGVYGVIAAAAVLSISLVAVTLLLLSWLRAQERLRPLGLLVAMKESLLLSEQKTSLP